One genomic region from Neoarius graeffei isolate fNeoGra1 chromosome 4, fNeoGra1.pri, whole genome shotgun sequence encodes:
- the gpd2 gene encoding glycerol-3-phosphate dehydrogenase, mitochondrial isoform X3, whose translation MAFRKAVKGTLIGGGAIATAFGLSQFIEYRRNQARLAYMEAEGQLKMPFEDRLPTREEQLATLQNTPEFDVLVVGGGATGSGCALDAVTRNLKTALVERSDFSSGTSSRSTKLIHGGVRYLQKAIMKLDYEQYMMVKEALHERANLLEIAPHLSAPLPIMLPVYKWWQLPYYWAGIKMYDLVAGTQCLKSSYILSKSKALELFPMLKKDKLVGAIVYYDGQHNDARMNLAIALTAARYGATVTNYTEVMQLLKATDPATGQEKVCGARCRDVITGREFNVRAKCVINATGPFTDSLRKMDNQKAANICQPSAGVHIVIPGYYSPDNMGLLDPATSDGRVIFFLPWEKMTIAGTTDTPTDVTAHPIPMEEDINFILSEVRHYLSPDVEVRRGDVLAAWSGIRPLVTDPNSKDTQSICRNHIVNISESGLVTIAGGKWTTYRSMAEETLDAAIKEHKLQAGPNRTTGLILDGGKDWTPTLYIRLVQDYGLENEVAQHLAATYGGRAFEVAKMAQVTGKRWPIVGKRLVSEFPYIESEVIYGIKEYACTAIDMIARRTRLGFLNVQAADEALPRIVELMAKELKWSEEKKKEQLEAAKQFLYQEMGYKARSEQLTKTSEISLTPEQI comes from the exons GCTCGGCTGGCGTACATGGAGGCCGAAGGGCAGCTGAAGATGCCGTTTGAGGACAGACTGCCGACGCGTGAGGAACAGCTCGCCACGCTGCAGAACACGCCCGAATTCGACGTGTTGGTGGTGGGCGGCGGAGCTACCGGATCAGGATGCGCTTTAGACGCAGTCACACGCA ATCTGAAGACGGCCCTGGTGGAGAGGAGCGATTTCTCATCGGGCACCAGCAGCAGGAGCACCAAGCTGATCCACGGTGGAGTGCGTTATCTGCAGAAGGCCATCATGAAGCTAGATTACGAACAG TACATGATGGTGAAAGAGGCGCTACATGAGCGCGCTAACCTTCTGGAGATTGCTCCTCACCTGTCCGCTCCACTACCCATCATGCTTCCTGTTTACAA GTGGTGGCAGCTGCCGTATTACTGGGCCGGAATAAAGATGTACGACCTGGTGGCTGGAACTCAGTGCCTGAAGAGCAGCTACATCCTGAGCAAGAGCAAAGCCCTGGAGCTTTTCCCCATGCTGAAGAAGGACAAGCTGGTCGGAGCCATCGTCTACTACGATG GTCAGCACAATGATGCCCGCATGAATTTAGCTATCGCTCTGACGGCGGCTCGCTACGGCGCCACTGTCACTAACTACACAGAGGTGATGCAGCTGCTGAAGGCTACGGACCCGGCCACGGGTCAAGAGAAAGTGTGTGGAGCGCGCTGCCGAGACGTGATCACGG GCCGGGAGTTTAACGTTCGTGCCAAGTGCGTCATCAACGCCACGGGCCCCTTCACTGACTCGCTGCGCAAAATGGACAACCAGAAAGCAGCCAACATCTGCCAGCCGAGCGCCGGAGTGCACATCGTCATCCCCGGATACTACAG CCCAGACAACATGGGGCTTTTGGATCCCGCCACCAGCGATGGGCGTGTCATCTTCTTCCTGCCCTGGGAGAAAATGACTATCGCCGGGACAACAGACACGCCCACGGACGTGACGGCCCACCCCATCCCCATGGAGGAGGACATCAACTTCATCCTGAGCGAGGTCCGACATTACCTCAGCCCCGACGTGGAAG TGCGGAGAGGAGATGTCCTGGCAGCCTGGAGCGGCATCCGTCCACTGGTCACTGACCCCAACTCTAAAGACACCCAGTCCATCTGCCGCAACCACATCGTCAACATCAGCGAGAGCGGCCTGGTCACCATCGCCG GTGGTAAGTGGACCACCTATCGCTCGATGGCTGAGGAGACCCTGGACGCTGCGATAAAAGAACACAAGCTTCAAGCCGGACCGAACAGAACCACGGGACTGATCCTGGATGGAGGGAAGGACTGGACCCCAACCCTCTACATCAGACTGGTCCAAGACTACGGTCTGGAGAACGAG GTTGCCCAGCACCTCGCCGCTACGTACGGAGGGAGGGCGTTTGAAGTTGCCAAGATGGCGCAGGTCACAGGAAAGAGATGGCCCATCGTGGGGAAACGGCTGGTATCGGAATTCCCTTACATTGAGAGCGAG gtgataTACGGTATTAAAGAGTACGCATGCACAGCCATCGACATGATCGCCCGGAGGACGCGGCTGGGTTTTCTGAACGTCCAGGCAGCAGACGAAGCTCTTCCACGCATCGTGGAGCTCATGGCCAAGGAGCTGAAGTGGAGcgaggagaagaagaaa gagCAACTGGAGGCAGCTAAACAGTTTCTGTACCAGGAGATGGGATACAAAGCTCGCTCTGAACAACTCACTAAGACGTCTGAGATCTCACTCACACCCGAGCAG ATATAA